From a single Miscanthus floridulus cultivar M001 chromosome 8, ASM1932011v1, whole genome shotgun sequence genomic region:
- the LOC136471356 gene encoding glucan endo-1,3-beta-glucosidase 14-like — protein MPRAPRNVPRTPHACSNARAPRCGHASLLLRLLLRLRLSTPSSSSLLLLRQLDWETTAVMAPPRWKSGDGRRRRLLLLLCCCLLAFPCHAQQVTNNNISHRSDQGGIHSFVGTYGINYGRIADNLPPPEVVVRLLKLAKIRNVKIYDAEHKVLDAFRGTGLNLVVAIPNEFLKDMAANPAKAMDWLNENVQPYYPSTRIVGITVGNEVLGGADTGLAEALVGAVLNVHDALRMLRLDTKIELSTPHSEGVFANSYPPSACVFKDELMVYLRPLLDFFSKTGAPFYVNAYPFLAYMSDPSHIDINYALFKPNAGIVDPKTGLHYDNMFDAQLDAAYFALEAAGYSGIEVRVAETGWASAGDATEAGANMENAVTYDRNLRKRLFLRKGTPYRPDRVAKAYIFALFNENLKPGPTTERHYGLFKPDGSVSINIGLKGLLPSSAPPHPLLPFKRLGAWGWIVQYSAALLSCTLFFLALGT, from the exons ATGCCCCGCGCCCCACGCAACGTGCCCCGCACGCCGCACGCCTGCTCTAATGCCCGCGCGCCTCGCTGCGGCCACGCCTCCCTCCTCCTCCGTCTCCTCCTCCGCTTGCGCCTCTCGACACCGAGCTCCtcctcgctgctgctgctgcgccagTTGGACTGGGAGACGACGGCGGTGATGGCGCCGCCGCGGTGGAAGTCCGGCGacgggcgccgccgccggctcctGCTGCTCCTGTGCTGCTGCCTCCTCGCCTTCCCCTGCCACGCTCAACAGGTCACAAACAACAACATCTCCCACCGCTCCGATCAAG GTGGCATCCACTCGTTCGTGGGCACGTACGGGATCAACTACGGCCGCATCGCCGACAACCTGCCTCCGCCGGAGGTGGTGGTGCGGCTGCTGAAGCTGGCCAAGATCCGCAACGTGAAGATCTACGACGCGGAGCACAAGGTGCTGGACGCGTTCCGTGGCACGGGGCTCAACCTCGTGGTGGCCATCCCGAACGAATTCCTCAAGGACATGGCCGCCAACCCGGCCAAGGCTATGGACTGGCTGAACGAGAACGTGCAGCCGTACTACCCGTCCACGCGCATCGTCGGCATCACGGTCGGCAACGAGGTGCTGGGCGGGGCGGACACGGGGCTCGCCGAGGCGCTCGTCGGCGCCGTGCTCAACGTGCACGACGCGCTCAGGATGCTCCGGCTGGACACCAAGATCGAGCTCTCCACGCCGCACTCGGAGGGCGTCTTCGCCAACTCCTACCCGCCCTCCGCCTGCGTCTTCAAAGACGAGCTCATGGTGTACCTCCGCCCGCTGCTCGACTTCTTCTCCAAGACCGGCGCGCCCTTCTACGTCAACGCCTACCCGTTCCTCGCCTACATGAGCGACCCGTCGCACATCGACATCAACTACGCGCTCTTCAAGCCCAACGCCGGCATCGTCGACCCCAAGACAGGCCTGCACTACGACAACATGTTCGACGCCCAGCTGGACGCCGCCTACTTCGCGCTCGAGGCCGCGGGATACTCGGGCATTGAGGTGCGGGTGGCCGAGACCGGATGGGCGTCCGCCGGCGACGCCACCGAGGCCGGCGCCAACATGGAGAACGCCGTCACGTACGACCGCAACCTCAGGAAGCGGCTCTTCCTGCGCAAGGGGACGCCCTACAGGCCCGACCGGGTGGCCAAGGCCTACATCTTCGCGCTCTTCAATGAGAACCTCAAGCCGGGACCCACCACCGAGCGGCACTACGGCCTCTTCAAGCCCGACGGCAGCGTCTCCATTAACATCGGCCTCAAGGGGCTCCTGCCGTCGTCGGCGCCGCCGCATCCTCTCCTGCCCTTCAAG AGACTTGGAGCGTGGGGGTGGATTGTACAGTACTCGGCTGCGCTTCTTTCATGTACATTGTTTTTTCTAGCATTAGGGACATGA